In the Pocillopora verrucosa isolate sample1 chromosome 4, ASM3666991v2, whole genome shotgun sequence genome, CCTCTTACCTTAATTGGCCCACTGGGGAATACCATTAAATCCTCACGTTCGGTTTCAGTTTAaggatttgaattttaataGAGTCAGATTAAGTCGAGGATGCATAGCGATATTGTATGAGTGAACAAGCGCAATGGTTTTCGCGTAACATATAATGTATGTTTCTCAGACTCATTTCCACAGAGCACATAACAGttcaaaggaaaattgaaacgCACACCTGCGCATTCGTTTGAAGAAAATGATCCATCACTTGGAAGAATTTGACTTCTCACTGATGAAGCTGTTAGGTGCCTGTTGctagttttcttgtttttgtttttcgttttgtaaTAAATCAACTGACCTGTGGTTTTCTGAATAAATAATGAGAGATGAAGgaagttttcattaattttcacaGTTTGACTAGCAAAAGAGTACGTTAAAATCTTTGAGAGAAGAATTTCCTTTACATAATATTTGATTCCATAAAGGATAATTGAGGCAGAACTGAACCGACACAAAATCGTAGATTCTTTTGATTACTATAAGACCCGATTTAGCTCAATATTTCTGCCACTGATCACTATAGGGCTTAccaaattcaaaatattttaagaattcaTTTAGGAATAGCATAATAAACACATCTTaatccaaaaagaaaattcattgcGAAGTGCAGGCGTCGAAGAATTATGACTTCGAGAGTAACCAGGAGTCATTTTGTTGTGTACTTGAACAATAGGGCAATCTACTCTCGAAGTGTGTTTTGCCATGAACTCGggtgtaaaagaaaaaaatggatacAACATCGGTACTAAAATAAAAAGTGAGAAGAACATTTCTGCTACGGTTCCTAGAAGTGCTCCAAACTGCGACGGTGTTTTGActagacaaagaaaacttatcCACTTTATTTGTAGCGATAGTCGCTAGTTTGGCGACTATTGTGTGACGGTCATGTGTCAAGTCGTATAAAGTTTTCTTACCATAGTTTTCATGGTCTGAAGTCTTAGTGAGTTACACATTTATATACATTGAAGATTTTGAATAAAGCTGGGCTTGGAACACTGCCTAGCTCGTTCTCCGTTTAAGTTTGTCAGACATGGTGGGAATGAGAGACGCTGCGACCCGTTTGAGTCAGTGCGCGTGCGCCGGACTAACGTTCGAGAATCTTAGGAGTCATTAGACCTTTCGGAATAAAGGGTTAGCTGTTTCTGAAACATATTTTCCTCTTAATCAGGACGTATTAAGGAACGGTTCCAGATGCTGTGCTGATGTGAAGTGTGCAAGCTTGGCGCGGACAGCGAGGGAGCTTTTATCAAAAATGGAACAGATTCAAACACAGCTGCATAACGAAGTCGTGTTGTGGAAACTAAGGTACATACGGGGTATATGCACGACAGAGAGTCGACAAAACTTCTACGAACTTCTTGGAAAGTTTAACTCCTTTCACGAAATGCTTGACGCGatcattgaaaatgaaaagaagtatATAGAAGCCATGGAACCGGaacaaaaaggagaagaagaagaaggaggaGGACATAAAAGCGAAACCATAGACGCGGAGCCATCTGTAGTGTTAATCGAAAAATCAGGCACCGAAAAAAAGGCTTTGCGGAGAAGAATTAAGTTCTTCACAAAAGTTCATGAGCGCAACGTTAAACTGCTATTTCTTGTTGTAAACGAAGTAGCAGAGTGCAGGTCGATGGTGGATACTTCATGCATCAACGGTCAAGAACTGTCGGATAGCTTCGCGTCAGAAATAACAGAAACTGGTAGATTTTTGAGCGTGCTGGAGGAATCGCATGACGAAGAATTAATTGAAGCTTCGTCAAAAATGCTTGGTTCCAACAAGCCTGAATGCACGATTCAGAGGGAAGATCCAACGCAAAATTTGACGACTTGAATCAGTTGGTACTCTGAACATCATTTTAAATTGTTGTATCCCACAGTTACTAGGcacgctgtgattggtcaattgaACGGGCTGTGATTAAATCAAAGCAGTTAATGTTGGCAAAATCTCAAATTTGGCGGGCTGATGAATGTTTGGATCTTTTATTGTCCTAAAATAATGTGTTTAAGGGAACCAATGACCAAACAACAATATCGAGCAGACttattatattttctttgtgcGTCAAGTTGTTCGATGCGAATGGAAGTCGTTTCACGAACCCGTCGGagataaaacaattatttaaccCAATCATAATTATCATATTTGTCGCAATATCCTAATTAGCATATATCATGATTATCTAACCAACTTGTATTTCCCAATCCGCACACTTTGTAACGGATCCTGGTTTTTCCCCCAACAGGAATAGTAAGGTTTATATTCGCTCCGACGAAGAGCTTACGTTCGaaaaatcagctttaaaaactcttcacgttggccaatttacattatcttGATTATacaccgacgcagtaccacagttttttttttctaaaagaaacCAACCCCCACCCCCATGGGATCGGTATGTTACCCCTATAAAGATATTGAAATGACTGCAAACCTATCCGTGTAAAACATACTTTGATGGAGTAAGCAGGAACAaagtaaaaacgaaaaaagagaaaaaataaggtGGAGAAGTTGCTTTCATTTGAATCTAAACTTTAAAGTTACTTACCCATATGTAAGGTTCACCATCTGCATGTTTACTCGTGACACAAATATCGCCAGCATGGACAATCTGAAGAATGGAAAGGAATATATGATTTTCTATCGAGAAACGAAGAGTAAAGTATCGACTAAATAGATTCAACCGAGCACAAAATAGAAGGCCTTGAGAAGATTTCGCCCATCTCCCCCTTATATCGCATATAACTTAGCCATTCAAGGGCCTAACGAAATCACCACAGTCGATAAAGAGTCTCGTAGGCAATTTTGAAATTGCAAGGCAAGCATTGCGGCATTTTAAAGCACGGTGCACCCTGGGTGAGTCATAGCCGTGAAACCTGgacagaaaatttgaataaaagtGATtcaaaaaggatttttttctacAAGAAATACAACTTGAACATGATTATTTGGTTGGTCTTTCAAATCTTATAAATTCATAACTGCAGTGACAATGAATGGCAATGACAATGCCGGATGGCACGACATTTGTTTTTCTACAGCGCCACGTGAAGAATTCTAAATTCAGCGACCTCAATAATCCTTAACGCGAACATTATAGCAACTGTTCACCATCGCCAGAAGAATCattaacatttcaaaattgactTGCCTCTCGTTACCTTTCGCTCCGACGAGATTTTTTTGGCCTGTTCATCCATATCACCAATAAATAATCCTCACCTTTCAAgcaaaattcttgttaaataCAAACTGTAGAGGCTAGAAGCTGTTCTGCATTGAAACAATGCAATTAACTGTATCTCTCGGGATGAGGTCAATGCAGAATTGTTTCGTAGGTGTAGCACAACTAGAAGGCTGTTTGAACACGCCGCCATTTCTACGAAATGTCTGCTGGGAACTTTAAAGTGATTTCCGCTGACTGAAAAGGAAATGACTCTCGAATTTTCAACCAGTGGTTCCTTGAGAACGAGGTTGAACATTGTAAAAGTGATCGTGAGGGTACATACTTGTGTCACTCAGAGTGATCTTGTTGTAAAGGTTACTGTGATATTTTCGTTTCAAAGATGGGGAATCGAGGAATGGAAGACCTTATTCCCGTGATGAACAAAATCCAAGATGCGTTCGCTCACATTGGGCAGCCATCGAACGTAGATTTACCGCAGATCGCGGTCGTCGGAAGTCAAAGTGCCGGCAAGAGTAGTGTG is a window encoding:
- the LOC131779372 gene encoding uncharacterized protein, which produces MGTIMSFCWRILSRFPFSRGKPSLTQKEQQDSCSKLTDVLRNGSRCCADVKCASLARTARELLSKMEQIQTQLHNEVVLWKLRYIRGICTTESRQNFYELLGKFNSFHEMLDAIIENEKKYIEAMEPEQKGEEEEGGGHKSETIDAEPSVVLIEKSGTEKKALRRRIKFFTKVHERNVKLLFLVVNEVAECRSMVDTSCINGQELSDSFASEITETGRFLSVLEESHDEELIEASSKMLGSNKPECTIQREDPTQNLTT